In a genomic window of Pseudoliparis swirei isolate HS2019 ecotype Mariana Trench chromosome 20, NWPU_hadal_v1, whole genome shotgun sequence:
- the rap1gap2a gene encoding rap1 GTPase-activating protein 2a isoform X7 has product MKSAEFFDMLERMQDDYIPYPRIEDVLEKGGPYPQVILPQFGGYWIEDVEAPAGTPSSSESSFCEEEEEEEGGEGGEGISPGGGHSYRLECNSTARAYRKHFLGKEHMNYYCTGSSIGHLIMSLKHEEAEGQEFLRIMLRSRIKTVHDRISLAGINQLPSVPQIAKLLCDDATGLKFNPGLYPRGSQLMVAYDEHEVNNTFKFGVIYQKFGQTSEEELFGNNEETPAFKEFIGILGDNIELQDFKGFRGGLDVSHGQTGSESVYTVFRRREIMFHLSTKLPFTEGDVQQLQRKRHIGNDIVAAVFQEEATPFVPDMIASNFLHAYLLVQVENPCTEHTTYKVSVTAREDVPPFGPPLPNPAVFRKGPEFRDFLLTKLINAENACYKSDKFAKLEGRTRAALLDNLHDELHRQSQATLGLGQPGEEDKLENGGHGGLLESFKRAMRVRSHSMETMVGSQRHRSPGVGGGVPASVSGGGLPQSTSECTKSTFTPPVLSAKSPLKSPVKRRSGLFPRLHSSTESPSDKHARSDQKPAEFCPLSQEVRSETSSNPSSPEICTNKERPFVKLKECGGGRPNISRSSSSTSSFSSTTGETEALEELETASHLSITCSSTFSPSLSVDSQGSGTPVIMCRSPTDVKSKTSPRSNLKFRFDKMSHSSTTSE; this is encoded by the exons GATGACTACATCCCCTACCCACGGATAGAAGAT GTCCTGGAGAAAGGTGGTCCATACCCCCAAGTGATCCTGCCACAGTTCGGGGGTTACTGGATCGAAGACGTGGAAGCACCGGCCGGGACCCCCTCTTCCTCCGAGTCCAGtttctgtgaggaggaggaggaggaggaggggggggagggaggagagggcatCAGCCCCGGTGGGGGGCACAGCTACCGCCTGGAGTGTAACAGCACAGCCCGCGCCTACCGCAAGCACTTCCTAGGCaag gaacacatgaactaTTACTGCACCGGCAGCAGCATAGGCCACCTCATCATGTCTCTGAAACACGAGGAGGCCGAGGGACAGGAGTTCCTACGCATCATGCTCAG GTCGAGGATCAAAACGGTCCACGACAGGATCTCTTTGGCGGGCATCAACCAGCTGCCCAGTGTGCCGCAGATTGCCAAG CTTCTGTGTGACGACGCCACAGGGCTGAAGTTCAACCCCGGCCTCTACCCCCGG GGATCCCAGCTGATGGTGGCTTACGACGAACACGAGGTGAACAACACCTTCAAATTCGGAGTCATCTACCAGAAGTTTGGACAG ACATCGGAGGAAGAGCTGTTTGGGAACAACGAGGAGACGCCGGCATTCAAGGAGTTCATCGGCATCCTGGGCGACAATATTGAACTTCAGGACTTTAAAGG GTTCCGCGGCGGGCTGGACGTCTCCCACGGACAGACCGGGTCTGAATCCGTCTACACTGTATTCCGACGGAGGGAGATTATGTTCCACTTGTCCACCAAGCTTCCCTTCACCGAAGGAGACGTCCAGCAG CTCCAGAGGAAAAGGCACATAGGGAATGACATCGTGGCCGCAGTCTTCCAGGAAGAGGCCACTCCGTTTGTTCCGGACATGATCGCCTCCAATTTCCTGCACGCCTACCTGCTGGTGCAGGTGGAGAACCCGTGCACGGAGCACACGACATACAAG GTGTCCGTCACGGCGAGGGAGGACGTGCCTCCTTTCGGACCCCCTCTCCCGAACCCGGCTGTCTTTCGGAag gGTCCTGAGTTTCGAGACTTCCTGCTGACAAAGCTGATCAATGCTGAAAACGCCTGCTACAAATCCGACAAATTCGCCAAACTAGAG GGGCGAACTCGTGCTGCGCTGCTGGACAACCTCCACGACGAGCTGCACCGACAGAGCCAGGCGACGCTGGGTCTGGGCCAGCCGGGGGAGGAGGACAAGCTGGAGAACGGAGGACACGGGGGTCTGCTGGAGTCCTTCAAG agggcCATGCGTGTCAGGAGCCACTCCATGGAGACCATGGTGGGGTCTCAACGTCACAGGAGCCCCGGCGTAGGAGGCGGGGTCCCGGCCAGCGTGAGCGGAGGAGGGCTGCCGCAGAGCACCAGCGAATGCACAAAGAGCACCTTCACT CCTCCCGTGTTGTCCGCCAAGTCTCCTCTGAAGAGCCCAGTGAAGCGGCGCTCAGGCCTCTTCCCCCGCCTCCACTCCAGCACAGAATCCCCGTCGGACAAACACGCGCGCAG CGACCAAAAGCCTGCCGAGTTCTGCCCGCTGTCCCAAGAGGTGAGGTCAGAGACGTCGTCCAATCCCAGCTCGCCTGAGATCTGCACCAACAAAGAGAG GCCGTTCGTCAAGCTGAAAGAGTGCGGCGGCGGCAGGCCGAACATCTCGCGCTCGTCCTCCAGCACCAGCAGCTTCAGCAGCACCACGGGGGAAACCGAAGCTCTGGAAGAGCTGGAGACG GCCAGCCATCTCTCCATTACATGCTCATCCACCTTTAGTCCTTCCCTCAGTGTCGACAGCCAGGGATCAGGTACCCCCGTCATCATGTGCCGCAGTCCGACAG ATGTGAAAAGTAAGACGTCCCCGAGGTCGAACTTGAAGTTCCGCTTTGACAAAATGAGCCACTCGTCCACAACT TCCGAGTAG
- the rap1gap2a gene encoding rap1 GTPase-activating protein 2a isoform X6: protein MKSAEFFDMLERMQDDYIPYPRIEDVLEKGGPYPQVILPQFGGYWIEDVEAPAGTPSSSESSFCEEEEEEEGGEGGEGISPGGGHSYRLECNSTARAYRKHFLGKEHMNYYCTGSSIGHLIMSLKHEEAEGQEFLRIMLRSRIKTVHDRISLAGINQLPSVPQIAKLLCDDATGLKFNPGLYPRGSQLMVAYDEHEVNNTFKFGVIYQKFGQTSEEELFGNNEETPAFKEFIGILGDNIELQDFKGFRGGLDVSHGQTGSESVYTVFRRREIMFHLSTKLPFTEGDVQQLQRKRHIGNDIVAAVFQEEATPFVPDMIASNFLHAYLLVQVENPCTEHTTYKVSVTAREDVPPFGPPLPNPAVFRKGPEFRDFLLTKLINAENACYKSDKFAKLEGRTRAALLDNLHDELHRQSQATLGLGQPGEEDKLENGGHGGLLESFKRAMRVRSHSMETMVGSQRHRSPGVGGGVPASVSGGGLPQSTSECTKSTFTEQPNSIICDLQPPVLSAKSPLKSPVKRRSGLFPRLHSSTESPSDKHARSDQKPAEFCPLSQEVRSETSSNPSSPEICTNKERPFVKLKECGGGRPNISRSSSSTSSFSSTTGETEALEELETASHLSITCSSTFSPSLSVDSQGSGTPVIMCRSPTDVKSKTSPRSNLKFRFDKMSHSSTTSE, encoded by the exons GATGACTACATCCCCTACCCACGGATAGAAGAT GTCCTGGAGAAAGGTGGTCCATACCCCCAAGTGATCCTGCCACAGTTCGGGGGTTACTGGATCGAAGACGTGGAAGCACCGGCCGGGACCCCCTCTTCCTCCGAGTCCAGtttctgtgaggaggaggaggaggaggaggggggggagggaggagagggcatCAGCCCCGGTGGGGGGCACAGCTACCGCCTGGAGTGTAACAGCACAGCCCGCGCCTACCGCAAGCACTTCCTAGGCaag gaacacatgaactaTTACTGCACCGGCAGCAGCATAGGCCACCTCATCATGTCTCTGAAACACGAGGAGGCCGAGGGACAGGAGTTCCTACGCATCATGCTCAG GTCGAGGATCAAAACGGTCCACGACAGGATCTCTTTGGCGGGCATCAACCAGCTGCCCAGTGTGCCGCAGATTGCCAAG CTTCTGTGTGACGACGCCACAGGGCTGAAGTTCAACCCCGGCCTCTACCCCCGG GGATCCCAGCTGATGGTGGCTTACGACGAACACGAGGTGAACAACACCTTCAAATTCGGAGTCATCTACCAGAAGTTTGGACAG ACATCGGAGGAAGAGCTGTTTGGGAACAACGAGGAGACGCCGGCATTCAAGGAGTTCATCGGCATCCTGGGCGACAATATTGAACTTCAGGACTTTAAAGG GTTCCGCGGCGGGCTGGACGTCTCCCACGGACAGACCGGGTCTGAATCCGTCTACACTGTATTCCGACGGAGGGAGATTATGTTCCACTTGTCCACCAAGCTTCCCTTCACCGAAGGAGACGTCCAGCAG CTCCAGAGGAAAAGGCACATAGGGAATGACATCGTGGCCGCAGTCTTCCAGGAAGAGGCCACTCCGTTTGTTCCGGACATGATCGCCTCCAATTTCCTGCACGCCTACCTGCTGGTGCAGGTGGAGAACCCGTGCACGGAGCACACGACATACAAG GTGTCCGTCACGGCGAGGGAGGACGTGCCTCCTTTCGGACCCCCTCTCCCGAACCCGGCTGTCTTTCGGAag gGTCCTGAGTTTCGAGACTTCCTGCTGACAAAGCTGATCAATGCTGAAAACGCCTGCTACAAATCCGACAAATTCGCCAAACTAGAG GGGCGAACTCGTGCTGCGCTGCTGGACAACCTCCACGACGAGCTGCACCGACAGAGCCAGGCGACGCTGGGTCTGGGCCAGCCGGGGGAGGAGGACAAGCTGGAGAACGGAGGACACGGGGGTCTGCTGGAGTCCTTCAAG agggcCATGCGTGTCAGGAGCCACTCCATGGAGACCATGGTGGGGTCTCAACGTCACAGGAGCCCCGGCGTAGGAGGCGGGGTCCCGGCCAGCGTGAGCGGAGGAGGGCTGCCGCAGAGCACCAGCGAATGCACAAAGAGCACCTTCACT GAGCAGCCTAATTCTATCATCTGTGACCTTCAGCCTCCCGTGTTGTCCGCCAAGTCTCCTCTGAAGAGCCCAGTGAAGCGGCGCTCAGGCCTCTTCCCCCGCCTCCACTCCAGCACAGAATCCCCGTCGGACAAACACGCGCGCAG CGACCAAAAGCCTGCCGAGTTCTGCCCGCTGTCCCAAGAGGTGAGGTCAGAGACGTCGTCCAATCCCAGCTCGCCTGAGATCTGCACCAACAAAGAGAG GCCGTTCGTCAAGCTGAAAGAGTGCGGCGGCGGCAGGCCGAACATCTCGCGCTCGTCCTCCAGCACCAGCAGCTTCAGCAGCACCACGGGGGAAACCGAAGCTCTGGAAGAGCTGGAGACG GCCAGCCATCTCTCCATTACATGCTCATCCACCTTTAGTCCTTCCCTCAGTGTCGACAGCCAGGGATCAGGTACCCCCGTCATCATGTGCCGCAGTCCGACAG ATGTGAAAAGTAAGACGTCCCCGAGGTCGAACTTGAAGTTCCGCTTTGACAAAATGAGCCACTCGTCCACAACT TCCGAGTAG
- the rap1gap2a gene encoding rap1 GTPase-activating protein 2a isoform X5, which yields MLRRRRSVSFGGFGWIDKSTLSALKARKQELLNISNVPLGECPPSPPRTAPPNMKDDYIPYPRIEDVLEKGGPYPQVILPQFGGYWIEDVEAPAGTPSSSESSFCEEEEEEEGGEGGEGISPGGGHSYRLECNSTARAYRKHFLGKEHMNYYCTGSSIGHLIMSLKHEEAEGQEFLRIMLRSRIKTVHDRISLAGINQLPSVPQIAKLLCDDATGLKFNPGLYPRGSQLMVAYDEHEVNNTFKFGVIYQKFGQTSEEELFGNNEETPAFKEFIGILGDNIELQDFKGFRGGLDVSHGQTGSESVYTVFRRREIMFHLSTKLPFTEGDVQQLQRKRHIGNDIVAAVFQEEATPFVPDMIASNFLHAYLLVQVENPCTEHTTYKVSVTAREDVPPFGPPLPNPAVFRKGPEFRDFLLTKLINAENACYKSDKFAKLEGRTRAALLDNLHDELHRQSQATLGLGQPGEEDKLENGGHGGLLESFKRAMRVRSHSMETMVGSQRHRSPGVGGGVPASVSGGGLPQSTSECTKSTFTEQPNSIICDLQPPVLSAKSPLKSPVKRRSGLFPRLHSSTESPSDKHARSDQKPAEFCPLSQEVRSETSSNPSSPEICTNKERPFVKLKECGGGRPNISRSSSSTSSFSSTTGETEALEELETASHLSITCSSTFSPSLSVDSQGSGTPVIMCRSPTDVKSKTSPRSNLKFRFDKMSHSSTTSE from the exons GATGACTACATCCCCTACCCACGGATAGAAGAT GTCCTGGAGAAAGGTGGTCCATACCCCCAAGTGATCCTGCCACAGTTCGGGGGTTACTGGATCGAAGACGTGGAAGCACCGGCCGGGACCCCCTCTTCCTCCGAGTCCAGtttctgtgaggaggaggaggaggaggaggggggggagggaggagagggcatCAGCCCCGGTGGGGGGCACAGCTACCGCCTGGAGTGTAACAGCACAGCCCGCGCCTACCGCAAGCACTTCCTAGGCaag gaacacatgaactaTTACTGCACCGGCAGCAGCATAGGCCACCTCATCATGTCTCTGAAACACGAGGAGGCCGAGGGACAGGAGTTCCTACGCATCATGCTCAG GTCGAGGATCAAAACGGTCCACGACAGGATCTCTTTGGCGGGCATCAACCAGCTGCCCAGTGTGCCGCAGATTGCCAAG CTTCTGTGTGACGACGCCACAGGGCTGAAGTTCAACCCCGGCCTCTACCCCCGG GGATCCCAGCTGATGGTGGCTTACGACGAACACGAGGTGAACAACACCTTCAAATTCGGAGTCATCTACCAGAAGTTTGGACAG ACATCGGAGGAAGAGCTGTTTGGGAACAACGAGGAGACGCCGGCATTCAAGGAGTTCATCGGCATCCTGGGCGACAATATTGAACTTCAGGACTTTAAAGG GTTCCGCGGCGGGCTGGACGTCTCCCACGGACAGACCGGGTCTGAATCCGTCTACACTGTATTCCGACGGAGGGAGATTATGTTCCACTTGTCCACCAAGCTTCCCTTCACCGAAGGAGACGTCCAGCAG CTCCAGAGGAAAAGGCACATAGGGAATGACATCGTGGCCGCAGTCTTCCAGGAAGAGGCCACTCCGTTTGTTCCGGACATGATCGCCTCCAATTTCCTGCACGCCTACCTGCTGGTGCAGGTGGAGAACCCGTGCACGGAGCACACGACATACAAG GTGTCCGTCACGGCGAGGGAGGACGTGCCTCCTTTCGGACCCCCTCTCCCGAACCCGGCTGTCTTTCGGAag gGTCCTGAGTTTCGAGACTTCCTGCTGACAAAGCTGATCAATGCTGAAAACGCCTGCTACAAATCCGACAAATTCGCCAAACTAGAG GGGCGAACTCGTGCTGCGCTGCTGGACAACCTCCACGACGAGCTGCACCGACAGAGCCAGGCGACGCTGGGTCTGGGCCAGCCGGGGGAGGAGGACAAGCTGGAGAACGGAGGACACGGGGGTCTGCTGGAGTCCTTCAAG agggcCATGCGTGTCAGGAGCCACTCCATGGAGACCATGGTGGGGTCTCAACGTCACAGGAGCCCCGGCGTAGGAGGCGGGGTCCCGGCCAGCGTGAGCGGAGGAGGGCTGCCGCAGAGCACCAGCGAATGCACAAAGAGCACCTTCACT GAGCAGCCTAATTCTATCATCTGTGACCTTCAGCCTCCCGTGTTGTCCGCCAAGTCTCCTCTGAAGAGCCCAGTGAAGCGGCGCTCAGGCCTCTTCCCCCGCCTCCACTCCAGCACAGAATCCCCGTCGGACAAACACGCGCGCAG CGACCAAAAGCCTGCCGAGTTCTGCCCGCTGTCCCAAGAGGTGAGGTCAGAGACGTCGTCCAATCCCAGCTCGCCTGAGATCTGCACCAACAAAGAGAG GCCGTTCGTCAAGCTGAAAGAGTGCGGCGGCGGCAGGCCGAACATCTCGCGCTCGTCCTCCAGCACCAGCAGCTTCAGCAGCACCACGGGGGAAACCGAAGCTCTGGAAGAGCTGGAGACG GCCAGCCATCTCTCCATTACATGCTCATCCACCTTTAGTCCTTCCCTCAGTGTCGACAGCCAGGGATCAGGTACCCCCGTCATCATGTGCCGCAGTCCGACAG ATGTGAAAAGTAAGACGTCCCCGAGGTCGAACTTGAAGTTCCGCTTTGACAAAATGAGCCACTCGTCCACAACT TCCGAGTAG
- the rap1gap2a gene encoding rap1 GTPase-activating protein 2a isoform X2: MFTPACKGTAGEPRIDKSTLSALKARKQELLNISNVPLGECPPSPPRTAPPNMKSAEFFDMLERMQDDYIPYPRIEDVLEKGGPYPQVILPQFGGYWIEDVEAPAGTPSSSESSFCEEEEEEEGGEGGEGISPGGGHSYRLECNSTARAYRKHFLGKEHMNYYCTGSSIGHLIMSLKHEEAEGQEFLRIMLRSRIKTVHDRISLAGINQLPSVPQIAKLLCDDATGLKFNPGLYPRGSQLMVAYDEHEVNNTFKFGVIYQKFGQTSEEELFGNNEETPAFKEFIGILGDNIELQDFKGFRGGLDVSHGQTGSESVYTVFRRREIMFHLSTKLPFTEGDVQQLQRKRHIGNDIVAAVFQEEATPFVPDMIASNFLHAYLLVQVENPCTEHTTYKVSVTAREDVPPFGPPLPNPAVFRKGPEFRDFLLTKLINAENACYKSDKFAKLEGRTRAALLDNLHDELHRQSQATLGLGQPGEEDKLENGGHGGLLESFKRAMRVRSHSMETMVGSQRHRSPGVGGGVPASVSGGGLPQSTSECTKSTFTEQPNSIICDLQPPVLSAKSPLKSPVKRRSGLFPRLHSSTESPSDKHARSDQKPAEFCPLSQEVRSETSSNPSSPEICTNKERPFVKLKECGGGRPNISRSSSSTSSFSSTTGETEALEELETASHLSITCSSTFSPSLSVDSQGSGTPVIMCRSPTDVKSKTSPRSNLKFRFDKMSHSSTTSE, encoded by the exons GATGACTACATCCCCTACCCACGGATAGAAGAT GTCCTGGAGAAAGGTGGTCCATACCCCCAAGTGATCCTGCCACAGTTCGGGGGTTACTGGATCGAAGACGTGGAAGCACCGGCCGGGACCCCCTCTTCCTCCGAGTCCAGtttctgtgaggaggaggaggaggaggaggggggggagggaggagagggcatCAGCCCCGGTGGGGGGCACAGCTACCGCCTGGAGTGTAACAGCACAGCCCGCGCCTACCGCAAGCACTTCCTAGGCaag gaacacatgaactaTTACTGCACCGGCAGCAGCATAGGCCACCTCATCATGTCTCTGAAACACGAGGAGGCCGAGGGACAGGAGTTCCTACGCATCATGCTCAG GTCGAGGATCAAAACGGTCCACGACAGGATCTCTTTGGCGGGCATCAACCAGCTGCCCAGTGTGCCGCAGATTGCCAAG CTTCTGTGTGACGACGCCACAGGGCTGAAGTTCAACCCCGGCCTCTACCCCCGG GGATCCCAGCTGATGGTGGCTTACGACGAACACGAGGTGAACAACACCTTCAAATTCGGAGTCATCTACCAGAAGTTTGGACAG ACATCGGAGGAAGAGCTGTTTGGGAACAACGAGGAGACGCCGGCATTCAAGGAGTTCATCGGCATCCTGGGCGACAATATTGAACTTCAGGACTTTAAAGG GTTCCGCGGCGGGCTGGACGTCTCCCACGGACAGACCGGGTCTGAATCCGTCTACACTGTATTCCGACGGAGGGAGATTATGTTCCACTTGTCCACCAAGCTTCCCTTCACCGAAGGAGACGTCCAGCAG CTCCAGAGGAAAAGGCACATAGGGAATGACATCGTGGCCGCAGTCTTCCAGGAAGAGGCCACTCCGTTTGTTCCGGACATGATCGCCTCCAATTTCCTGCACGCCTACCTGCTGGTGCAGGTGGAGAACCCGTGCACGGAGCACACGACATACAAG GTGTCCGTCACGGCGAGGGAGGACGTGCCTCCTTTCGGACCCCCTCTCCCGAACCCGGCTGTCTTTCGGAag gGTCCTGAGTTTCGAGACTTCCTGCTGACAAAGCTGATCAATGCTGAAAACGCCTGCTACAAATCCGACAAATTCGCCAAACTAGAG GGGCGAACTCGTGCTGCGCTGCTGGACAACCTCCACGACGAGCTGCACCGACAGAGCCAGGCGACGCTGGGTCTGGGCCAGCCGGGGGAGGAGGACAAGCTGGAGAACGGAGGACACGGGGGTCTGCTGGAGTCCTTCAAG agggcCATGCGTGTCAGGAGCCACTCCATGGAGACCATGGTGGGGTCTCAACGTCACAGGAGCCCCGGCGTAGGAGGCGGGGTCCCGGCCAGCGTGAGCGGAGGAGGGCTGCCGCAGAGCACCAGCGAATGCACAAAGAGCACCTTCACT GAGCAGCCTAATTCTATCATCTGTGACCTTCAGCCTCCCGTGTTGTCCGCCAAGTCTCCTCTGAAGAGCCCAGTGAAGCGGCGCTCAGGCCTCTTCCCCCGCCTCCACTCCAGCACAGAATCCCCGTCGGACAAACACGCGCGCAG CGACCAAAAGCCTGCCGAGTTCTGCCCGCTGTCCCAAGAGGTGAGGTCAGAGACGTCGTCCAATCCCAGCTCGCCTGAGATCTGCACCAACAAAGAGAG GCCGTTCGTCAAGCTGAAAGAGTGCGGCGGCGGCAGGCCGAACATCTCGCGCTCGTCCTCCAGCACCAGCAGCTTCAGCAGCACCACGGGGGAAACCGAAGCTCTGGAAGAGCTGGAGACG GCCAGCCATCTCTCCATTACATGCTCATCCACCTTTAGTCCTTCCCTCAGTGTCGACAGCCAGGGATCAGGTACCCCCGTCATCATGTGCCGCAGTCCGACAG ATGTGAAAAGTAAGACGTCCCCGAGGTCGAACTTGAAGTTCCGCTTTGACAAAATGAGCCACTCGTCCACAACT TCCGAGTAG
- the rap1gap2a gene encoding rap1 GTPase-activating protein 2a isoform X3, with translation MLRRRRSVSFGGFGWIDKSTLSALKARKQELLNISNVPLGECPPSPPRTAPPNMKSAEFFDMLERMQDDYIPYPRIEDVLEKGGPYPQVILPQFGGYWIEDVEAPAGTPSSSESSFCEEEEEEEGGEGGEGISPGGGHSYRLECNSTARAYRKHFLGKEHMNYYCTGSSIGHLIMSLKHEEAEGQEFLRIMLRSRIKTVHDRISLAGINQLPSVPQIAKLLCDDATGLKFNPGLYPRGSQLMVAYDEHEVNNTFKFGVIYQKFGQTSEEELFGNNEETPAFKEFIGILGDNIELQDFKGFRGGLDVSHGQTGSESVYTVFRRREIMFHLSTKLPFTEGDVQQLQRKRHIGNDIVAAVFQEEATPFVPDMIASNFLHAYLLVQVENPCTEHTTYKVSVTAREDVPPFGPPLPNPAVFRKGPEFRDFLLTKLINAENACYKSDKFAKLEGRTRAALLDNLHDELHRQSQATLGLGQPGEEDKLENGGHGGLLESFKRAMRVRSHSMETMVGSQRHRSPGVGGGVPASVSGGGLPQSTSECTKSTFTPNSIICDLQPPVLSAKSPLKSPVKRRSGLFPRLHSSTESPSDKHARSDQKPAEFCPLSQEVRSETSSNPSSPEICTNKERPFVKLKECGGGRPNISRSSSSTSSFSSTTGETEALEELETASHLSITCSSTFSPSLSVDSQGSGTPVIMCRSPTDVKSKTSPRSNLKFRFDKMSHSSTTSE, from the exons GATGACTACATCCCCTACCCACGGATAGAAGAT GTCCTGGAGAAAGGTGGTCCATACCCCCAAGTGATCCTGCCACAGTTCGGGGGTTACTGGATCGAAGACGTGGAAGCACCGGCCGGGACCCCCTCTTCCTCCGAGTCCAGtttctgtgaggaggaggaggaggaggaggggggggagggaggagagggcatCAGCCCCGGTGGGGGGCACAGCTACCGCCTGGAGTGTAACAGCACAGCCCGCGCCTACCGCAAGCACTTCCTAGGCaag gaacacatgaactaTTACTGCACCGGCAGCAGCATAGGCCACCTCATCATGTCTCTGAAACACGAGGAGGCCGAGGGACAGGAGTTCCTACGCATCATGCTCAG GTCGAGGATCAAAACGGTCCACGACAGGATCTCTTTGGCGGGCATCAACCAGCTGCCCAGTGTGCCGCAGATTGCCAAG CTTCTGTGTGACGACGCCACAGGGCTGAAGTTCAACCCCGGCCTCTACCCCCGG GGATCCCAGCTGATGGTGGCTTACGACGAACACGAGGTGAACAACACCTTCAAATTCGGAGTCATCTACCAGAAGTTTGGACAG ACATCGGAGGAAGAGCTGTTTGGGAACAACGAGGAGACGCCGGCATTCAAGGAGTTCATCGGCATCCTGGGCGACAATATTGAACTTCAGGACTTTAAAGG GTTCCGCGGCGGGCTGGACGTCTCCCACGGACAGACCGGGTCTGAATCCGTCTACACTGTATTCCGACGGAGGGAGATTATGTTCCACTTGTCCACCAAGCTTCCCTTCACCGAAGGAGACGTCCAGCAG CTCCAGAGGAAAAGGCACATAGGGAATGACATCGTGGCCGCAGTCTTCCAGGAAGAGGCCACTCCGTTTGTTCCGGACATGATCGCCTCCAATTTCCTGCACGCCTACCTGCTGGTGCAGGTGGAGAACCCGTGCACGGAGCACACGACATACAAG GTGTCCGTCACGGCGAGGGAGGACGTGCCTCCTTTCGGACCCCCTCTCCCGAACCCGGCTGTCTTTCGGAag gGTCCTGAGTTTCGAGACTTCCTGCTGACAAAGCTGATCAATGCTGAAAACGCCTGCTACAAATCCGACAAATTCGCCAAACTAGAG GGGCGAACTCGTGCTGCGCTGCTGGACAACCTCCACGACGAGCTGCACCGACAGAGCCAGGCGACGCTGGGTCTGGGCCAGCCGGGGGAGGAGGACAAGCTGGAGAACGGAGGACACGGGGGTCTGCTGGAGTCCTTCAAG agggcCATGCGTGTCAGGAGCCACTCCATGGAGACCATGGTGGGGTCTCAACGTCACAGGAGCCCCGGCGTAGGAGGCGGGGTCCCGGCCAGCGTGAGCGGAGGAGGGCTGCCGCAGAGCACCAGCGAATGCACAAAGAGCACCTTCACT CCTAATTCTATCATCTGTGACCTTCAGCCTCCCGTGTTGTCCGCCAAGTCTCCTCTGAAGAGCCCAGTGAAGCGGCGCTCAGGCCTCTTCCCCCGCCTCCACTCCAGCACAGAATCCCCGTCGGACAAACACGCGCGCAG CGACCAAAAGCCTGCCGAGTTCTGCCCGCTGTCCCAAGAGGTGAGGTCAGAGACGTCGTCCAATCCCAGCTCGCCTGAGATCTGCACCAACAAAGAGAG GCCGTTCGTCAAGCTGAAAGAGTGCGGCGGCGGCAGGCCGAACATCTCGCGCTCGTCCTCCAGCACCAGCAGCTTCAGCAGCACCACGGGGGAAACCGAAGCTCTGGAAGAGCTGGAGACG GCCAGCCATCTCTCCATTACATGCTCATCCACCTTTAGTCCTTCCCTCAGTGTCGACAGCCAGGGATCAGGTACCCCCGTCATCATGTGCCGCAGTCCGACAG ATGTGAAAAGTAAGACGTCCCCGAGGTCGAACTTGAAGTTCCGCTTTGACAAAATGAGCCACTCGTCCACAACT TCCGAGTAG